ACGGTTTGAAGGGAGCCGTGAAGCACGGTTCTAGCTTCAAGGACCTCGAACCCTCTAACCTCATTTAAGGCCTCCTTAAACTTTCTAGGGGTACCGCTTATAACCACTAGCGTTAACTTAGATCCTAATTCGAGTAGTGAGCGTAAAAAACCTTCGTACAAGGGTTTGAGGGCCTCGCTCCTCCCCATCCTAATCCCGTAGGGCGGATTGGTTACTACGAATGAGGGCGTAAAGTCCAAGTATTGAGGTAGCCTTTTAGCGTCTCCAACCTTAAGCTCTACGAAGCCTCGAACCCCTGCTGCCTCTGCGTTCTTAATGGCCCCAGCTACGTGTTTAGGTGAAATATCCATACCTAGAATCCTACAGTTGACATTAACCCTACAATTCTTCGTTAAGCGCTCCTTAACCTTCTCGTAGTCCTCAGGGTTACTAAAAATCAGCCTCTTAAAGGCGAAGCGCTCCCTACCTAGGTTGGGCGGTACGTTAAGCGCCATTAAGCCAGCCTCGATAACTATGGTCCCTCCACCGCACATGGGGTCTACTAGGTCGTATCCTTGAACCGGGCGCCAACCACAATAAAGTAGGAGGGCCGCGGCTATAGTACTCTTAATCGAAGCCGGATGCCGATAAACACCGTAACCCCTTCTATGTAGGGATCCACCAGTAGTATTAACCCCTATTAGTAGTTCATCATCCCTTAATAACGTTAAAATCTCCACGTCAGGGTTATCGAGGTCAACTTTCAACCTAACCCCCCTAGATCGGGCGTAGCTATCTATAACCCCCTGCCCGACGGCCGCCGCTACGTCTACACTTGTAAAGCTATGCTTCCCAACTCTTTCAGCCCTAACGGCGAAGCTTTGACTTTCACCTATACACCACGCGTAGTCAACGTCCTTAGCGACCTTATAAACGTCCTGTAACCCTTCAACCCTTTCACGGGCTAATCGTAATATCAACCTGTTAACGGTCCTTGAGGCTAAGTTAACGCTATACATCGCTTCAAGCCCGGCTGAAAAGAAAACCTTAGCTACGTCCTGCTCAACTTTAACCCTGAGCAAATCGCTTAACTCCCTAGCTGAAACGTCCTCTAAACCCCTCGTAGTGGTAGCTACGAAGTCGTACTTCATAATGGTTAATTAACCCCTTCAAGCTTTAAAGAGGTCCTCGTCTACGAGGCAGCGTTAATACCGATGGATAAAAGTTTAAGGGTCGTTTTATAGCTCCCCTAGATCTAGTAGAACGGTTTTTAGCCCTATAACCTTTAAAGCCTTAGTACCTTCATATGCTACGCACCATTACGGGTGCGAAGTATTACAAACGAGTTACGTCTAATCTTAACGTGTATTCACGGCCTTCGTGAAGCACTTCCCTACACGTTCACTTCGACCGATACTGCTAGCACCAATAGCTGCAGGCCCATTAAACGCGTTAAGCGTAGTGGTATAAAGGTAGGTTAAACACCTCCGGGTTTATTAACGTCGTAGCAGGGGGTTAGTTAGGGGGCTCGTAATGGTTTATGTAGCGTAACGCGGCCCACGGAGGATTATTATATTGAGTAACACGTATCGAGTGGACGTATTAATAGTGGCTGAAAAGCCTTCAGTAGCTGAAGCCTTCGCCCGCTACCTATCCAAGCATGGGTTTAAAACGTATAGTTTAAGCGGGGCTAGATACCATCTATTCGAGCTCGACGGATTACTATACGCGTCTCTAGGTTTAAGGGGGCATATCTTCGAATTCGACTTTGAGAAGCCCCTTAACGATTGGAGGAACATTAATCCCAAAGACCTCTTCTTTACGCCTCCGGTTAAAGTTTTACGTGAAGGCTGCGAGGTTTACGTAGAGCTCCTTAAGGAGCTAGCTAAAAACGCTAAGAAGGTATACTTAGCTCTCGACGCTGATTCGGAGGGTGAAAGTATAGCGTTCGAGGTTATGGAGGTCGTACGCTCCGTAAACCCAGCGGCAACCTTCCTAAGGCCTTGGTTTTCAACAGTAACCGAGAACGAACTCCTATCCTCAATAGGGCGAGCAGGAAGCCCTAACGAGCTTTTAGCCAATAAATGCTTCACGAGGATGAAGCTCGACCTAGTAATAGGTGCTTCCTTTACGCGGCTCTTAACGCTATCCATCGAAAATAGGGATAGATGGCTACTACCACGAGGCCGCTTCTTAAGCTACGGCCCATGTCAAAGCCCGGTTCTTAGGCTCGTGGTTGATAGAGCCCTTGAAAGGGAGCGTTTTAAGCCTGAACCCTTCTATAGGGTTGTAGCCATACTAGAGTTAAACGGCGTACGCTACGAGGTTGAACACGTCAAGGGGAGAATGAAGGATAGGAGCGAAGCCGAGCTAATACTGCAAAAAGTAAAGCAAGCCAGTAAAGCCGTAGTTACCGAGTTTAAGGAATCAGTAGTTACTAAGCCGCCTCCTAAACCATTAACCACGGTGGAGCTTGAAGCTAGGGCGAGCCGCTTCCTAAACCTAAGATCAAAGAAGACCCTAAGCTTAGCGGAGGAACTCTACGTAAACGGCCTTATAAGCTACCCTAGAACTGAAACCGAGATCTACGGGCCCTCCCTAAACCTTAAAAGTATAGCGTCCCAATTCTTAAATCACCCGGATTACGGTAGCTACGTGAGGTTTTTAACGTCCACGGCTATAACTCCAACCCGCGGAGTTAAGGATGATAAAGCCCATCCACCAATACATCCGGTTAAACCGGTGGATAAGGACTACTTAAAGAAGCGCTACGGGGAAGCCGGTTGGAGGGTTTACGACTTCATCGTAAGACACTTCCTAGCAACACTTAGTAAAAGCGCTAAGCTAAGTAGGCAGAAGGCCCTCTTCACTATTGGAGGCGAACATTTCACGGTTAACGGCGTACGCATAATTACCCCTAACTACCTATCCATATACTACTACGAGAAGCCTATTGAACGTGAGCTACCACCGCTAAAGGAAGGTGAAGAAGTACCGGTAGTCAACGTGGCGATTAAAGAGGGTCAAACGGAGCCTCCGCCCTACCTTTCCGAGGCTGAACTATTAAAGCTCATGGAGAAGTACGGCATAGGGACCGATGCAACCATGCAGGACCACATACACACCAATATTGAAAGAGGCTACTTCTACATTTATAGGAAAAGGTGTATACCGACGCCGCTAGGTAAAGCGTTAATACTTACGCTCCTATCCATTACGCCTGAAATCATAAACCCCGAGCTTCGAGGCTGGATGGAGAAGGAGATCTCGAAAATAGCTACCGGTGAAAGGAAGGCTGAAGAGGTAATCGACGACGTGAAGGGTACCTTCTACAAGTACTTCGAAGCCTTGAAGGATCGGGAGGCGGATCTAGCTGAAGCGTTAATCCCGGCTTTACGGCTAACCATGAGGAATAGGCCTCCCAAACCTAGGAGGCGCGTAGGGAAGGAGCAACACTAAACGCGTTACTACCGGAGGAGGCGCGTTAGTCTTATCATTAGCTAAGCGTGACGCATCCATAGTAGCAGCGGCGGTAACCGCAGCCATACTTTCAGGCGTAGACCTCGTTTTCTACGGCTCGCTAGCTCGATGCCGCGAGGTTTACGTATAGGCTTCAATACGTGAAGCGTACACCTAGCCGCTAAAGGGGCTTCGGGGCTATAAAAGGGTTTCGAGGTGAAACGCGTGGACTACGTTGTCGTGGCGAGCAGGTACAGGTTCGCCGGGAACCGAAGCATTAAGTTCACGGATGAAAACGGAAACGTCGAGTACGTCGTACCCATACCGGAGGGCGTGGTTCTATGCGACGTTTGCGGTGACCCGATATTCACGCCGATGATAATGCTACTAGTACTAGACGGATACGTGTGGGGCATAATATGCGAGGGGTGCAGGCGCAAGTATCATTACGATAAGCCGCTACTACTATGGAACGAGTACGAGGAAAAATGGTGAAGATAGGTGAATTACCGTGATGGGGGAAAGGGCCGCACGACCCCTCCAAGCAGGGTTAACGTTAACGGTGAACTTCGGTAACCCTTGGAAAATAGTGATATCAAACGAGTTGCTATCAATGCTTTCAGAGGAGGCGAGGAAGACAGTAATTAACGAAGCGCTCGACGCTAACCAACGGTTCAAGACACTAATTGAAGAACTGCACTGGTATAAGGGCGTATCAGTAGAAAAGCTATCGAAGCACCTCAGCGTACCGTCTGCTACGCTATACTGGTGGATGAAGCGTAAGATGAACGTTAAAATACGCGACAACGCGACGGCATTACAGCTAGCGAATACGGGAAGGTATAGGTATGCTAAGCGCGACTTCGACGGTGATGATGTGGAAAAGCTTAAGCTCTGGTTCCTAGCGCACACCGATGCTAGCGTAAGACGGTGTAGAAGACAGGTAAAAGTAGAGCTGATAACGCCTGATCCGTACCTAGCACTCCTATTCAAGGAGGTTTTCAGTAGGTACGGGTATGTGGGCGTAGCGCCGCGCAAGGATAACAAAGGAAACTATAGGTGGGAGTTATGGGTTTACCTACCGCTCAAGAGCTACAAATGGCTTCTTAAAAAACATATTCCAACGCCCATAGATAACGACGCGAAGCTTTACAGCGCGCTCAATATAACTATTGACGCCGAAGGTTCGCTGTGTGTATGGAACCAGAAAGGTAGGGTAACCACGGTGTTCAAGGTCGTACTATACAATGAAAAAACATACGTGGTTGAGCCGTTGTACGAGGCGCTTAAGCAGCATGGGTACAGAGTACACCTATACACAACGCCTAAAGGTAAGACGACAAAGTATGGCAACCTTAATAACGATTACCACTACATCACGGTCTGCGCTAAAGCCGACGTTAAGCGTCTCCTAGAGAACGCCGAGCTAGCTCTTCCGCATAAACGGCTTAAGGCGTACTTAATCAAGCACACCTTAAGAGAACTAAACAAACCAGTATACTGGAATACTATAGAATCAATCTACAGCGAGATTAAAGCCGTTCACGAGGAAATGCTGAGTGAAAGCAAGCTTATCGTAAAGAGCCTTTATGAGCCTTGGCAAGCGCTGACAGAAAAACGTAGGCAGAAGGAGATCACGTATACGCAATACGAAGAAGAAAGAGCTCAGCTTAGGGCTAAGGCGTGGAGAGCGCTTCAAGCGCTCAAGGAGAAGTACGATAAAAAAATTCGGAGAGCTTGAAAACGTATCAAGGCTTACTTCCGAGCCCAGAAGCCCTGAACCTAGTAGAATTGTTTAATAGGGAGCTTAAAGTTAGCTCCCTGCATAGGAGCTATGGTCACTAGTTTAAACTGGTGTTCTGCCGAGCTCCTTCTCGGATATATAAGGATAAAAGAAGTACGTTGCAAGCTTAATATGCGGGCCCTATACGGAGGGATGCCTCTAGGCTTTTAGGTACGCCGAGTTTAAAATGGAGGATTGGGGGTTGAACGGTGAGAATCCTACTATATACGGGTAAGGGCGGTACGGGTAAATCGGTGATATCGTGCGCCACCGGGGTGCTAACCTCTAGCTTAGGCCATGAGACGTTGGTTATTTCCTCCGATCCATCCCATACGCTAAGGGATATATTTGAAGCATCGATACGTGAAAAACCCACTAGGATCTTAAGTAGGTTATGGGCCCTCCAAGTAGACCCTATAAAGGAGGTTAAGGAGAAGTACGAAGTAATCTACGAGTATGCGGCCTCGGTTTTTAAGGCGCGCGGCCTCGATGAAACGTTAGCCTACGAAGTAGCCTCGCTACCGAACATGACCCCCTTCATAGCGCTATTAAAACTCGTAGACCTCGTTGAGGAGGGTGGCTTCGACGTTATAATACTCGATACGGTACCATCCGGTGAAGCCTTAAAAAACCTATACCTACCCTCCCTACTAGGAAGTATAAGTAGGAAGCTATTAAGGGCTGGAAGCTACCTATTAGGGGTTACTAAGGTTATAGAGCCGTTAATCGGAGCCCCAACACCTTCAAAGGAGGTTATCCTGACGGATCTAAAGCTAATCGATAAGCTTGAAGCCTTGAAAAACTATTTAACCGACGATT
This window of the Candidatus Nezhaarchaeales archaeon genome carries:
- a CDS encoding TRC40/GET3/ArsA family transport-energizing ATPase encodes the protein MISCATGVLTSSLGHETLVISSDPSHTLRDIFEASIREKPTRILSRLWALQVDPIKEVKEKYEVIYEYAASVFKARGLDETLAYEVASLPNMTPFIALLKLVDLVEEGGFDVIILDTVPSGEALKNLYLPSLLGSISRKLLRAGSYLLGVTKVIEPLIGAPTPSKEVILTDLKLIDKLEALKNYLTDDSITSLRLIANPDSFSIENMRRTYITSNLYNINVDLAIVNKVVPDEVSDPYFDQWKLNQKLYLDEAERAFYPLPVKRLKLFKSELKGLSKLEEAGNEMFKGEDPSKVYFKGKPIQIVKTDEGLKLIVKTPFLTSKELHEVERIGDELVVKVDTDVGEVRSFIPLPAIAYSMHLSTAKLLNGELHIYLSK
- the trm14 gene encoding tRNA (guanine(6)-N2)-methyltransferase, translated to MKYDFVATTTRGLEDVSARELSDLLRVKVEQDVAKVFFSAGLEAMYSVNLASRTVNRLILRLARERVEGLQDVYKVAKDVDYAWCIGESQSFAVRAERVGKHSFTSVDVAAAVGQGVIDSYARSRGVRLKVDLDNPDVEILTLLRDDELLIGVNTTGGSLHRRGYGVYRHPASIKSTIAAALLLYCGWRPVQGYDLVDPMCGGGTIVIEAGLMALNVPPNLGRERFAFKRLIFSNPEDYEKVKERLTKNCRVNVNCRILGMDISPKHVAGAIKNAEAAGVRGFVELKVGDAKRLPQYLDFTPSFVVTNPPYGIRMGRSEALKPLYEGFLRSLLELGSKLTLVVISGTPRKFKEALNEVRGFEVLEARTVLHGSLQTVVYKCVPLP
- a CDS encoding type IA DNA topoisomerase codes for the protein MSNTYRVDVLIVAEKPSVAEAFARYLSKHGFKTYSLSGARYHLFELDGLLYASLGLRGHIFEFDFEKPLNDWRNINPKDLFFTPPVKVLREGCEVYVELLKELAKNAKKVYLALDADSEGESIAFEVMEVVRSVNPAATFLRPWFSTVTENELLSSIGRAGSPNELLANKCFTRMKLDLVIGASFTRLLTLSIENRDRWLLPRGRFLSYGPCQSPVLRLVVDRALERERFKPEPFYRVVAILELNGVRYEVEHVKGRMKDRSEAELILQKVKQASKAVVTEFKESVVTKPPPKPLTTVELEARASRFLNLRSKKTLSLAEELYVNGLISYPRTETEIYGPSLNLKSIASQFLNHPDYGSYVRFLTSTAITPTRGVKDDKAHPPIHPVKPVDKDYLKKRYGEAGWRVYDFIVRHFLATLSKSAKLSRQKALFTIGGEHFTVNGVRIITPNYLSIYYYEKPIERELPPLKEGEEVPVVNVAIKEGQTEPPPYLSEAELLKLMEKYGIGTDATMQDHIHTNIERGYFYIYRKRCIPTPLGKALILTLLSITPEIINPELRGWMEKEISKIATGERKAEEVIDDVKGTFYKYFEALKDREADLAEALIPALRLTMRNRPPKPRRRVGKEQH